The segment AATGGAGATGGTGATGCCCGGGGACAACGTAACCATAACAGTAGAACTGATAGCGCCGATAGCCATGGAAAAGGAACTGAGATTCGCGATAAGAGAGGGCGGCCGTACAGTGGGAGCAGGAGTTGTGACAGAGGTAATACAGTGAAAATTAAAAGTTTAAAGTTTCCCGCCTCGGGCGGGTTCGCTGAGGCGAAAGAGTTGAAAGTTAGAGCGGGAAAGCAATAATGAACCAGAAAATAAGAATAAAACTAAAAGCATATGACCACAGAGTGCTTGACAAGTCTGTCAAAGAAATAGTTGATACTGCTCAGAGGACAGGCGCAAGGATAGGCGGCCCTGTTCCGCTGCCTACACGGATAAGTAAGTTTACTGTTTTAAGGTCGCCTCATGTAGACAAAAAGTCAAGAGAGCAGTTTGAAATAAGAACACATAAAAGACTTATAGACATATATGATCCAACTCCCCAGACTGTCGATGCATTAATGAAACTGGAACTGGCTGCAGGAGTTGATGTGGAGATAAAGCTGTGATAGGTATTTTAGGTAAAAAATTAGGCATGACACAGATATTTGCTGAAGGCGGGAAGATTGTTCCTGTCACAGTAATAGAGGCAGGGCCATGCTGTGTTGTTCAGGTTAAGACCCTCGAAAAAGACGGATACGAAGCGGTTAAGGTCGGATTCAATGAAATAAAAAAAGATAAAAAGGTCAATAAGGCGTTAAGCGGAGTATTCAAAAAAGCAGGGGTCAAACCGTACAGGCTGCTTAAGGAATTTGCTATGGGAGACCTTAAGGTCGGAGACTTTGTCACTGTTGAAAAGTTTAACAAGGGAGACAATGTTTCCGTAACAGGCGTTTCTAAGGGTAAAGGTTTTCAGGGAGTTATTAAGAGGCATAAATTTGCAGGCGGGCCTGCTTCTCACGGTTCTACGTTTTACCGTGCGCCAGGCTCCATAGGCGCAAGTTCTTATCCTTCGAGGGTATGGAAAAATCAGAAGATGCCCGGACATATGGGTTCCGAACGTGTAACGGCAAAAAATCTTACAGTAGTGGACGTCAAAACTGACCAGAACATTCTGATGATCAGAGGCGCAGTTCCAGGCGCCCCAGGCGCTTATGTGATGATAAGGAAGGAAAGCTGATATGCCTGAGATTGAGATAAAAGACAGAAATAATAAAAAAGCAGGCAAGATTAACCTCCCCGAGGAAATCTTTGGGCTCAAAGCAAGCAGCGCTGTTATGCATGATTCCGTGATAAACTTTCTTGCCAATCAGAGGCAGGGGACTCACGCTACAAAGACCAAGGGGCTGGTGAGCGGCGGAGGCAAAAAACCATGGAAGCAAAAACATACAGGTAGGGCGCGTGCAGGGAGCAGCAGGTCTCCTCTGTGGAGGAGCGGCGGAACAACGTTCGGGCCGCAGCCCAGGGATTACTCTTACAGTATTCCCCGCAAGGCTAAACATCTGGCATTAAAAAGTGCACTTTCAGCAAAACTTGCAGATGGAGAAATTACATTGATAGATGACCTCTCAATTAACAAGCCTTCAACAAAAGATATGGCGGCTATAATAAAAACACTTGGATTTGAGGGGGAAAGCCTGCTTATAGTAATACCTGAAAATAATAACAATATAAAACTTTCAGTAAGAAATATTGCCGGCGTTCATGTAGCGTGCGCATCAGACCTGAACGCTTATACTGTAATTGCTCATAGCAGGCTGCTTATTACAAAAGGAGCGGTTGCAGGCATCTCGGAGAGTCGAGTCTACGACAAGGGGGCTGAGACAGCATGAAAAGCCTTTATTCTGTTATTAAAAAACCGCTTTTCACTGAAAAGGGCAGCAATCTTAAGGAGTCACAAAATAAGATACTTGTTGAGGTTGCAAAGGATGCAAACAAGCTTGAGGTAAGGAAGGCGATAGAGGAGATTTTTAAGGTTAAGGTAGAGAAGATTGCCACTATAAATACTTACGGAAAACAGAAGCGGCACGGCAAATCAATTGGCAGAAGGTCTGACAGGAAAAAGGCAATAGTTACCCTTAAAAAGGGTGAAAAACTTGATTTTATTGAGGGTTCATAATGGGAATAAAAAAATATAATCCGACTTCGCCCGGCAGAAGATTTCAGACTGTTTCTGATTTCAGCGAATTAACTGTGGACAAGCCGTACGAACCGCTGGTCAGGTCTTTAAGCAAGACAGGCGGCAGAAGTAACACTGGCCGCGTAACTGTATGGCATAGGGGCGGAGGAAATAAAAGGGCCTACAGGCTGATTGATTTCAAAAGGGATAAGGCAGGCGTTCCGGCAATTGTCGAAACTATAGAGTATGATCCAAACAGGTCGGCAAGGATTGCTCTGCTTAAATACAGAGATGGCGACAGGAGATATATTATTGCCCCTGTTTCACTTCGGGTAGGAGACGAGGTGGTTTCGGGCAGGGGAGCCGAGATTAAGGTAGGCAATGCGCTGCCTTTAAGTGATATACCGCTGGGTTCGTTCATGCATAATGTTGAGATTAGGGCAGGACAGGGAGCCATGCTCGCGCGGAGCGCAGGAGCATCTGTCCAGCTTGTGGCAAAGGATGAAAAATACGCGCAGGTAAGACTTTCTTCCGGCGAGGTAAGGCTTATTCCTTCAGAGTGCATGGCGACAATAGGGCAGGTCAGCAATGTTGAGCATGAGAACATCTCTTACGGCAAGGCAGGAAGGATAAGATGGTTTGGGAAGAGGCCTCATGTAAGGGGCGTTGCAATGAATCCAGTAGACCATCCTCTGGGCGGTGGAGAAGGAAAAAGTTCAGGCGGCCGTCCTCCGTGCTCGCCATGGGGCAAGCCGGAAGGCATCAAGACAAGGCACAACAAGAGAACAAATAAGTTTATTGTGAAGAGGAGGAAATAAATTGCCGCGCTCATTGAAAAAAGGACCGTTTGTTGATGAGAAGCTGATGAAAAAAGTCAGGACTATGATTGAAAGCGGAGATAAAAAGATTATAAAAACATGGTCAAGGCGTTCTACGGTAGTGCCTGACTTTATAGGATATACATTTGCTGTTCATAACGGCAGGAAATTCATCCCTGTTTATGTAACTGAGAATATGGTGGGGCATAAGCTTGGTGAATTTTCACCAACGCGCACTTTCAAGGGGCATTCAAAATCTGAAAAGGCAGCGCCTGCTAAGGCACCCGCTAAGGCATAGGGAGAAAAAAGGTTAATATGGAAGCGAAGGCTATATTAAAGTTTGCGAGGATAACCCCGAGAAAAGTTCGCAGGGTTGTGGACCTTATCAAGGGGAAAAAGGCAGGGGACGCGCTTATTGCCCTGCGGTTTATGCCTTACAGAGGCGCAGATATTGTGGAAAAGATATTAAAGTCTGCCATGGCAAATGCAGAGCAGAAGAAGGCAGTTAATCCTGAGGATATGAGTGTTAAGGCATTTGTAAATCAAGGCCCTTCATTGAAGAGAGTTGAGCAAAGGTCAATGGGGAGGGCTAATATTATCAGGAAAAAGATGAGCCATATAACAGTAGTTTTAACAGAGGAAGTTAAAAGTTAAGAGTGAAAAGTTGAAATCAGAGAAACTTCATACAACTCTTAGCTCACAACTTTTAACTTATTCAGGAGGTAAATTTTGGGCCAGAAGACGCATCCGATAGGAATTAGGCTTGGGATAACAAGGACGTGGGATTCGCGGTGGTACATTAAGCGGGGATATGCTGATCAGTTAAATGAAGATATCTCTATAAGAAAGGTAATCAAAGACAAGTTGTTCCACGCAGGCATTTCACGCGTTGAAATTGAAAGGGCAGGACAGAAGGCAAGGGTAATTATTCATACAGCCAGGCCTGGAATTATTATAGGGAAAAAAGGCGCTGAGGTTGAGAAGCTCAGGAAGGATCTTGAGGCGATGACAGGAAAGCAGGTTGCAATAGATATAAAGGAAGTAAGAAAGCCCGAGGTTGACGCACAGCTTGTTGCCGAGAATATAGCCCTTCAGCTTGAAAAGAGAATTGCATTCAGGAGGGCGATGAAGAAGTCAGTTATCTCGGCGCGGAGATTCGGGGCTCTTGGTATTAAGGTGGCATGTAACGGCCGGCTCGCCGGTGCTGAGATCGCGAGAAGCGAGTGGTACAGGGAAGGCAGGGTTCCTCTTCACACTTTCAGGGCAGACATAGACTATGGATTCACAGAGGCAAAGACGACATACGGAAAAATAGGCGTTAAGGTTTGGATATATAATGGCGAGGTGCTCCCGCAGGCACACAAAGGGGTGGAGTAAGCCATGCTGATGCCGAAGAAAGTCAAGTTCAGGAAGATGCAGAAGGGCAATATGCGCGGCAAGGCATATACGGGCTCCAAAATTTCTTTCGGAGAATTCGGGCTTAAGGCCATGGAGCCGGGCTGGGTGTCAAGCAGGCAGATTGAGGCAGCAAGGATAGCAATAACAAGACATGCCAAAAGGGGCTGTAAGCTATGGATAAGAGTATTCCCTGATAAACCTATAACTAAAAAACCTGCAGAAACAAGAATGGGTAAGGGTAAAGGTAATCTGGAATACTGGGTTGCTGTTGTTAAGCCGGGCAGAGTTCTGTATGAAGTTGCCGGGGTTACAGAGGAGATAGCGAAGGAAGCGCTTAGTCTTGCATCTTATAAGCTTCCGATTGCTACGAGGTTCGTAAAGAGGGGGGCTACAGTAGCATGAAACCCTCAGAATTAAGGGCGTTAACAGTAGAAGAGCTGAAACAGAAAGAGCAGGACACAAGGAAAGAGCTTTTTAACCTGAAGTTCAGGCTTGCTACAGGTGAGGTGGAAAATCCTAAGCGTATAAATGCACTTAGAAAAGATATAGCTAAGATACTGACAATAACAAGCGAGAAGTCAAAAGTTAAAAGTTAAAAAAGAGGTCGGAATGGCAGAAAAAACTTATAAAGGCAAGGTTGTTAGCGATAAGATGGACAAAACCGTTGTGGTTGCTGTTACAAGGCATGTTCAGCACCCTGAATATAAAAAGGTGGTTAAGAAGATAACCAGGTTTAAAGCCCACGACGAAGAAAATAAGTGCAAGGTGGGGGATATAGTTTCTATAACCGGGACACGGCCGCGCAGCAAAGATAAAAGGTGGACCGTTTTAAGCATACTTGAAAAGGCATAAGGAGCAATAGGGAATGATTCAGGACAGGAGCATACTGGAAGTAGCGGACAATTCAGGCGCCAAAAGAGTCAGGTGCATAAAAGTACTTGGCGGCATGCGCAGGAGATATGCGCGGCTTGGAGACATAATAGTCGTCAGTGTTCAGGAGGCTATCCCTGAATCCAATGTCAAGAAAGGCGCAATAGCAAAGGCTGTTGTGGTAAGGACAAAAAAGGAGCAGAGGAGAGCTGACGGTTCCTACATAAGGTTTGACCAGAACGCGGCAGTGCTGATTAATCCGCAGGGAGAGCCCGTAGGCACAAGGATATTCGGGCCTGTTGCGAGAGAGCTTAGATGGAAAGCATTTATGAAAATAATATCGCTGGCGCCGGAGGTGCTGTAAATAATGGGATTCAATATTAAGAAAAACGATACGGTTTTAGTTGTAACCGGCAAGGAAAAAGGCAAGAAGGGGCGTGTGCTCTCAGTCATGCCTTCAAAAGATAAACTGCTGATAGAGAGGGTAAATATTATAAAAAAACATATGAAGCCAAATAAGAAGTATACGCAGGGCGGGATTATTGAGAAGGAGTCTCCTCTTCACAGATCAAATGTTATGCTCATGTGTCCCAGGTGCAGCAAGCCTGCAAGGATTTCAAATATGGCTTTTGAAGACGGAAAAAAATCACGGGTGTGTAAAAAATGCAAAGAAGCGATAGACCAATAAAGATTTCAAGGTTAAAGACGAAATATTCAAAAGAGATACTTCCTGCTCTTAAGAAGGAGTTTGCGTACAAGAATGTTATGCAGGTTCCAAAAGTTGAGAAGGTGGTTCTTAATGTAGGGCTTGGCGAGGCGATTCAGAACATTAAATTGCTTGAGGCAGCTCAGAAAGAACTCGGCATCATTACAGGGCAGAAGGCAGTTATTACCAAGGCCAAGAAGTCAATTGCGACCTTTAAACTCAGGCAAGGAATGCCTATAGGATGTAAAGTTACATTAAGGGGCAATATTATGTACGAATTTCTGGACAGATTTATAAACCTTGCACTGCCGAGGGTCAGGGACTTCAAGGGTGTCTCGGCAAAGGCTTTTGACGGAAAGGGCAACTATTCAGTCGGAATAAAGGAGCAGTTTATCTTTCCTGAGATAGAATATGACAAGGTTGAATCTGTTCATGGGCTTGACATCACAATATGTACAACTGCTAAAACGGATAAGGAAAGCAAGGCATTGCTGACTCACATGGGAATGCCGTTCAGGAAAGAAAAGGTAAAAAGCGAAGGCGAGAAAAAGGAGTAATTGATGGCTAAGACTTGTATGATAGAAAAGGTGAAGAAGGCGCCTAAGTTTAAGGTAAGGGCGTACAACAGGTGCAGAATCTGCGGCAGGCCGAGGGCGTTTCTGAGAGATTTTGGGATATGCAGGATATGTTTCAGGAGCCTGGCCCTCAAAGGGCAGCTGCCCGGCGTAACAAAATCAAGCTGGTGAAGAGGTGACAAATGATGACTGATCCAATAGCAGATATGCTTACACGCGTTAGAAATGCGATTACTATTCGTGCAGAAAAAGTTGATATTCCTGCCTCTAAGCTTAAGCTTGAAATAGTGAAAATCCTGAAGGAAGAGGGTTTCATAAAGGCATATAAAATCTTAAAAGATGATAAGCAGGGTGTTTTAAGGATTACGCTTAAATATGTTGATGGGAATAATGTTGTATCCGGGTTGAAAAGAATAAGTAAACCCGGACGCAGGGTTTATGTAAACAGCAAAAAGATCCCGAGGGTAATGGGAGGCATAGGCATGGCTGTGCTGACAACGCACAAGGGAGTCGCTACTGACAGTACCTGCCGCCGTGAAGGCGTTGGCGGAGAAGTTATTTGCTATATATGGTAATAAGAATGGTGAGAGTTAAAAGTTATAAGTTAATAGTTAAAAATTTTAAAACTTTCAACTTTTCACTTTCAACTCTTAACTTTTTAAAGGGGAATAAATGTCGCGGATAGGGAAAAAACCGATAGATATACCAAAAGGTGTAGATGTAAAAATTGCAGATACAACTGTTAATGTCAAAGGACCGAAAGGCGAGCTTTCATCCGGGTTTCCTTCCGGAGTGCGGGTTGTAGTAGATGAAGGGAAGATAGTAGTTGAAAGGACAGGAGAAACTAAGGATATTCG is part of the Nitrospirota bacterium genome and harbors:
- a CDS encoding type Z 30S ribosomal protein S14 — its product is MAKTCMIEKVKKAPKFKVRAYNRCRICGRPRAFLRDFGICRICFRSLALKGQLPGVTKSSW
- the rpsJ gene encoding 30S ribosomal protein S10 translates to MMNQKIRIKLKAYDHRVLDKSVKEIVDTAQRTGARIGGPVPLPTRISKFTVLRSPHVDKKSREQFEIRTHKRLIDIYDPTPQTVDALMKLELAAGVDVEIKL
- the rplN gene encoding 50S ribosomal protein L14, which encodes MIQDRSILEVADNSGAKRVRCIKVLGGMRRRYARLGDIIVVSVQEAIPESNVKKGAIAKAVVVRTKKEQRRADGSYIRFDQNAAVLINPQGEPVGTRIFGPVARELRWKAFMKIISLAPEVL
- the rplD gene encoding 50S ribosomal protein L4, coding for MPEIEIKDRNNKKAGKINLPEEIFGLKASSAVMHDSVINFLANQRQGTHATKTKGLVSGGGKKPWKQKHTGRARAGSSRSPLWRSGGTTFGPQPRDYSYSIPRKAKHLALKSALSAKLADGEITLIDDLSINKPSTKDMAAIIKTLGFEGESLLIVIPENNNNIKLSVRNIAGVHVACASDLNAYTVIAHSRLLITKGAVAGISESRVYDKGAETA
- the rplW gene encoding 50S ribosomal protein L23; this encodes MKSLYSVIKKPLFTEKGSNLKESQNKILVEVAKDANKLEVRKAIEEIFKVKVEKIATINTYGKQKRHGKSIGRRSDRKKAIVTLKKGEKLDFIEGS
- the rpsS gene encoding 30S ribosomal protein S19; this translates as MPRSLKKGPFVDEKLMKKVRTMIESGDKKIIKTWSRRSTVVPDFIGYTFAVHNGRKFIPVYVTENMVGHKLGEFSPTRTFKGHSKSEKAAPAKAPAKA
- the rplB gene encoding 50S ribosomal protein L2; protein product: MGIKKYNPTSPGRRFQTVSDFSELTVDKPYEPLVRSLSKTGGRSNTGRVTVWHRGGGNKRAYRLIDFKRDKAGVPAIVETIEYDPNRSARIALLKYRDGDRRYIIAPVSLRVGDEVVSGRGAEIKVGNALPLSDIPLGSFMHNVEIRAGQGAMLARSAGASVQLVAKDEKYAQVRLSSGEVRLIPSECMATIGQVSNVEHENISYGKAGRIRWFGKRPHVRGVAMNPVDHPLGGGEGKSSGGRPPCSPWGKPEGIKTRHNKRTNKFIVKRRK
- the rplP gene encoding 50S ribosomal protein L16; its protein translation is MLMPKKVKFRKMQKGNMRGKAYTGSKISFGEFGLKAMEPGWVSSRQIEAARIAITRHAKRGCKLWIRVFPDKPITKKPAETRMGKGKGNLEYWVAVVKPGRVLYEVAGVTEEIAKEALSLASYKLPIATRFVKRGATVA
- the rplE gene encoding 50S ribosomal protein L5, which gives rise to MSRLKTKYSKEILPALKKEFAYKNVMQVPKVEKVVLNVGLGEAIQNIKLLEAAQKELGIITGQKAVITKAKKSIATFKLRQGMPIGCKVTLRGNIMYEFLDRFINLALPRVRDFKGVSAKAFDGKGNYSVGIKEQFIFPEIEYDKVESVHGLDITICTTAKTDKESKALLTHMGMPFRKEKVKSEGEKKE
- the tuf gene encoding elongation factor Tu (EF-Tu; promotes GTP-dependent binding of aminoacyl-tRNA to the A-site of ribosomes during protein biosynthesis; when the tRNA anticodon matches the mRNA codon, GTP hydrolysis results; the inactive EF-Tu-GDP leaves the ribosome and release of GDP is promoted by elongation factor Ts; many prokaryotes have two copies of the gene encoding EF-Tu) → MEMVMPGDNVTITVELIAPIAMEKELRFAIREGGRTVGAGVVTEVIQ
- the rplV gene encoding 50S ribosomal protein L22; amino-acid sequence: MEAKAILKFARITPRKVRRVVDLIKGKKAGDALIALRFMPYRGADIVEKILKSAMANAEQKKAVNPEDMSVKAFVNQGPSLKRVEQRSMGRANIIRKKMSHITVVLTEEVKS
- the rpsH gene encoding 30S ribosomal protein S8, coding for MMTDPIADMLTRVRNAITIRAEKVDIPASKLKLEIVKILKEEGFIKAYKILKDDKQGVLRITLKYVDGNNVVSGLKRISKPGRRVYVNSKKIPRVMGGIGMAVLTTHKGVATDSTCRREGVGGEVICYIW
- the rpsQ gene encoding 30S ribosomal protein S17, with protein sequence MAEKTYKGKVVSDKMDKTVVVAVTRHVQHPEYKKVVKKITRFKAHDEENKCKVGDIVSITGTRPRSKDKRWTVLSILEKA
- the rplC gene encoding 50S ribosomal protein L3, with translation MIGILGKKLGMTQIFAEGGKIVPVTVIEAGPCCVVQVKTLEKDGYEAVKVGFNEIKKDKKVNKALSGVFKKAGVKPYRLLKEFAMGDLKVGDFVTVEKFNKGDNVSVTGVSKGKGFQGVIKRHKFAGGPASHGSTFYRAPGSIGASSYPSRVWKNQKMPGHMGSERVTAKNLTVVDVKTDQNILMIRGAVPGAPGAYVMIRKES
- the rpmC gene encoding 50S ribosomal protein L29, translated to MKPSELRALTVEELKQKEQDTRKELFNLKFRLATGEVENPKRINALRKDIAKILTITSEKSKVKS
- the rpsC gene encoding 30S ribosomal protein S3, encoding MGQKTHPIGIRLGITRTWDSRWYIKRGYADQLNEDISIRKVIKDKLFHAGISRVEIERAGQKARVIIHTARPGIIIGKKGAEVEKLRKDLEAMTGKQVAIDIKEVRKPEVDAQLVAENIALQLEKRIAFRRAMKKSVISARRFGALGIKVACNGRLAGAEIARSEWYREGRVPLHTFRADIDYGFTEAKTTYGKIGVKVWIYNGEVLPQAHKGVE
- a CDS encoding 50S ribosomal protein L24, producing MGFNIKKNDTVLVVTGKEKGKKGRVLSVMPSKDKLLIERVNIIKKHMKPNKKYTQGGIIEKESPLHRSNVMLMCPRCSKPARISNMAFEDGKKSRVCKKCKEAIDQ